Genomic DNA from Klebsiella variicola:
AAGGTCGTTCGTAAAGGGGAAGGCAAAACCCTGGCGAATGAGAATACGCCACTGACCGTCGATACTCTGAAGCAGGTGATCGATGATATGGCGGTCGACGCCGTCAAATTCGATCCCTCTCAGCGTTAATCGTGCCAGCGCCGTCTGACGACGGCGCTGTTTCTCTTCTGTCTCCTCAGGCCAGCCTTCGGCGCAGCAGCAGCTGTTCCGGTTTGGCAAACATTACCAGGTTACCCAACAGGATCAGCGCCAGCCCGATCACGGCGTTGCTGTGCCAGATATACCCTTCATAGACGGTGGAAATGGATAATGCGACCAGCGGAAACAGCAGCGTACTGTAGGCGGCTTTGCTGGCGCCAATGCGCCCCACCAGAGTGAAATAGGCCCCAAAGGCAATGACCGAACCGAACAGCGCCAGGTAAAGCAGGGCGCCGAGGTAGCTGACGGTCCACTCCGGCATAAAATTATCGCCACGTAGCAGGGCGATCGCGCCCATCACCAGCGTCCCGTAGAGCATCGCCCAACTGTTGGTGGTGAGGGTTTCCAGCCCTCGCCGCTGGTGGCGAATGCTGAACATATTGCCCAGTGAAAAGCCGTAGGTGCCCAGGGCGCTCAGACCGATCCCCCACAGCAGCGAGGCGTTTAGCCCATTGGCCAGCAGGTCATCCCAGAACAGGGTGACGATACCGGCGAGGCCCAGTGCGGCGGCGGCCCAGAAGCGGCCCGGCGGCTGCTGGCGAAAAAAAAGAAAGCTGTTAATGGCGTTAAACAGTACGGCCATGGAAAAGATCACCGATTCCAGACCGGTGTTGATCCAGGCCGCGGCGGTATAAAAACACCAGAAATTAAAGCAGAAGACGCAGCAGCCCTGCAGCAGGCAGCAAAAGTGATCTTTCGCGCCCAGCGGCCGTAGCCGTCGCGTGACAAGCAGAATCGTCAGCATCGTGATGCTGGCCACGGCAAAGCGCCAAAAAATGGATACCGGCGCCGCCACCGGCCCTTGTTGTAAAAAAATCGCAATCCACGTTGTCCCCCAGATCACGACAACGAGTGCATAAAGTAATGCGTTCACCCTGACTCTCCTCTGCTTGTTGAAGGGAGGAGTATGCCGCCTGTCGCAACCGGCAGCTTTCACCCGCTTGTTGTCGGCTTGCAAATTCTTGCGCTTATTTGTCATTCGCCTGCGGTGAGGACTGGAAACCGCGCCGGAGTCTCCCTAGACTAGAGCTTTTACGGGCAGATGCGTGAAGGCAATGGGTTACGGGACGTTTGAAACATTACGGCGACAGAACGCGGTGCTGCGGGGCACGGTGGAGCTGAATTCCGGAATTCAACTGGCCGCCTGGTACAACAATTGCGACACCGTGACGGTGCGCAGCGATCACCATACGTTGAGCCTGTACGTCGCCGATGGCTATGAAAGCTATCAAAAGACGCCGCACGGCTGGAAAAATGGCGGCGGCCCGGATCGCTTTTGTCTGATGCCGAAAGGCGATGAGAGCGTCTGGGATATCCGCGGCGATCTGTCTTTTGTGCATCTCTACTGTACCGATGAGCACCTGCGCCGCGTCGGCGAAGAGGTGTGGGATCGTAGCCCGGCAAACTTCACCCTGCAGGAAAAAACCTTCGCCAGCGATGACAAAATTACCGCGGTGTACCGCCAGTTTTTACTGGCCAATGACTGGCGACAGCCGGCGAACCAGTTGACCCTCAGCGCCGCCAGCAGCTTACTGCTCACCCATCTGATCCAGCACTACTCCACCGTGCAGTGGCGTTTGCCGACGGTCACCGGAGGGCTGGCGCCGGGCGTGAAGCGTCACGTGCTGGCCTGGATCGATGCCCACCTCGATCAGCCGCTGACCCTGGCCGACCTGGCGCAGCAGGCGGGACTCAGTGAGTTCCATTTTGCCCGCATGTTCCGCCAGTCGTTGAATATGGCCCCGCATCAATATGTGATGCAGCAGCGAATGGCCAGGGCGCAAAATCTGCTCTGCCACAGCGCGCTGCCGTTAACGGAGATTGCGCTGGCCTGCGGCTTCAGCTCCGCCAGCCATTTCAGCCATCGGGTGAAAGCGGCCACCGGCCTGACGCCGTCCCAGCTAAGGGCGGCGCAGCGCGGATAACACGCCATAGCTTACCCCACCAAGCACCACGCCCCAGAAGGCCGAACCAATTCCCGCCAGCGTCACGCCGCTGGCGGTGACCAGAAAGGTCAGTACTGCCGCATCGCGTTCACTGGCCTGATGTACCGCCTGAAACAGGCTGCCGCCGATGGTGCCGAGCAGCGCCAGGCCGGCCAGCATCTGGATCCACGCCGCGGGTAAAGCCGACATCAGAGCGGTGATCGACCCGCCGAACAGACCCGCCAGCAGATAAAAACCGCCTGCGGCCATGGCCGCCAGCCAGCGCTGTTGCGGATCCGGGTGCGCCTCCGGACTCTGGCAAATCGCAGCGGTGATCGCCGCGATGCAGATGGAGTAGACCCCAAACGGCGCCAGCAACAACGCCAGACCTCCACAGGCGACGAGCAGTGCCGATACCGGTACAGTGTAGCCGGATGCCTGCAGCGTGGCGAACCCGGGGGCGTTCTGCGAGGCCATGGTGACGAGGAAAAACGGCAGGCCGACACTGAGCAGCAGCGCCGGGGTAAACTGCGGCGCGATCCACTCCGGTGCCGCGAAGGCCAGCGGTACGGCCGTCCTGGCGACGTCCCCGGAGGCCGCCGCGATCAGCGCCCCCACCACCAGCGCGGCGACTACCGCGAAGCGGGGCCACAGCGCTTTACAGAGAAGCCAGGCGGCGAGCA
This window encodes:
- a CDS encoding DMT family transporter; this translates as MNALLYALVVVIWGTTWIAIFLQQGPVAAPVSIFWRFAVASITMLTILLVTRRLRPLGAKDHFCCLLQGCCVFCFNFWCFYTAAAWINTGLESVIFSMAVLFNAINSFLFFRQQPPGRFWAAAALGLAGIVTLFWDDLLANGLNASLLWGIGLSALGTYGFSLGNMFSIRHQRRGLETLTTNSWAMLYGTLVMGAIALLRGDNFMPEWTVSYLGALLYLALFGSVIAFGAYFTLVGRIGASKAAYSTLLFPLVALSISTVYEGYIWHSNAVIGLALILLGNLVMFAKPEQLLLRRRLA
- a CDS encoding helix-turn-helix domain-containing protein, with protein sequence MGYGTFETLRRQNAVLRGTVELNSGIQLAAWYNNCDTVTVRSDHHTLSLYVADGYESYQKTPHGWKNGGGPDRFCLMPKGDESVWDIRGDLSFVHLYCTDEHLRRVGEEVWDRSPANFTLQEKTFASDDKITAVYRQFLLANDWRQPANQLTLSAASSLLLTHLIQHYSTVQWRLPTVTGGLAPGVKRHVLAWIDAHLDQPLTLADLAQQAGLSEFHFARMFRQSLNMAPHQYVMQQRMARAQNLLCHSALPLTEIALACGFSSASHFSHRVKAATGLTPSQLRAAQRG
- a CDS encoding benzoate/H(+) symporter BenE family transporter codes for the protein MRSFTLPLPTLLAGFVAVLVGYASSAAIIWQAAASAGATPGQIAGWMTALGLAMGISTLALSGWRKVPVLTAWSTPGAALLVSGLQGVTLAEAVGVFIFANALIVLCGVTGLFARLMKIIPHSLAAAMLAGILLRFGLQAFAGLQDHLLLCGGMLAAWLLCKALWPRFAVVAALVVGALIAAASGDVARTAVPLAFAAPEWIAPQFTPALLLSVGLPFFLVTMASQNAPGFATLQASGYTVPVSALLVACGGLALLLAPFGVYSICIAAITAAICQSPEAHPDPQQRWLAAMAAGGFYLLAGLFGGSITALMSALPAAWIQMLAGLALLGTIGGSLFQAVHQASERDAAVLTFLVTASGVTLAGIGSAFWGVVLGGVSYGVLSALRRP